The Ischnura elegans chromosome 9, ioIscEleg1.1, whole genome shotgun sequence genome includes the window ATCATTATAATTTCTCAGATTACCCATCAACCACTTTCACAAAACCCCACTTTTGCTCTGTGATGCGGATACACACAGAAGATGCTCAGAAGAATTTCTGTCAAAGCCGGGAGCTCCAATCAATTCTACATGACGAACAGCAGTAGTAATGTTTGAAGCAATCATAAAGGCCTATGGTTGCTTTAAGCAATGGCACCATGGTGACCACATGATATCATGCAGACTTGCCAGTatatcgttgataatggcttccgggtgcagctgcgtgttgcgctttgtcgtgcaagctttcgcgaccgttgcaggacgcatcatcaggcgatgaatccattcatcgcctgatgatgcgtcctgcaacggtcgcgaaagcttgcacgacaaagcgcaacacgcagctgcacccggaagccattatcaacgatgcccctcgctgcgaaaacctacgttcaaagctatcTTGCCAGTATATATTTCCCTGATTTTCTACATTAAAGACAgcacttttcagatttttccatATCATGCTCTTAGGAATGTTGATGTACATATttaaagatgatttaaaaaagatGGAGCACAAAATAAAACTTTGCACCGAATATGTACTATCAATTTCGTAACGTTGTAAGTTAACTACGTTAATGCAATGACTCCTCAGCCACATGGTGGAGTCAAAACAGCTGCCAGCAACTCATGGCATATTTAACTATAGAAGTACAACCTATATACCAGAGGATGGGAGGTATAAATAtctgactttaaaaaatatgattatccTGATACACCTATTTTTGAATTCCTGTGTCATTCTGTCCAGCAAGTGTCTCTTGTGCATTGCAACCACCTTGCCCATAATCGCCACACAATGGCCAAGTTTTACTATCTGTCAAGTGCATGGGTCGCCATATTAAAATATTGGTATGTACTATTTGTTGCTGAGctttttgaaaatgtattgcgTGGTtgatttttctgtttcattttgtCTTTTGTGGAGTTTCTAAAGCAAATTTGTGTCTcctgtatttcatttttcctaaaaGGATGCAACTTAAAGAACAGTGGTTGACTATCATacgttgaataaataaatgaagtactctaCACTAAATTAAAACAGAactttaaaaatcacatttttccaaatattttacattgatttaacttagcttaaaaaaataagaggtaaATAACATGCATTCTGGGAAAGTACAGACGGATAATTTACTTTCTATGAGGATTAACATAcctttataatagaaaaataaatctgGTGAATCAAGTCATAACTACAGGTAAATTTTTGAGGCTTTCAAAAATGCTCCTACCGTCATTTAGGAAATTTTAACCAATACCCAAAAAAGTAGGTAGAACACAGATGCACTGAACGAGAGTGCTTATAACCAACAATTCAGAAGTCTGCCCTCCAGAGTGTGATGACCAAAATTTTCAGCAAACCAGTAGCATCAAGGGAAAACTGGCATAATTACAGTATTctatacataaattaaaataggtCACCTCGAATTTCATGTTAAAGACAgtcatcaacaaaaaaaattacctaTAACAGCAGCTCATCAAAAAGAGGATTTAGTAAAAGAAATCAATAACTGGCACAACTCAGAATAGTATTACATTGCCGCTACAACCGGGCATTTCCCTCACATTGACACTACATAGTAGTGTTTCTAACATCCTCTAAATGTCAACAAAATCATCtctaaatcacaattttttcagCAATCGAATTGTCAATAACCAAGCATGTCATTGATCATTACTGACTCCACATTCACATTTATTAATGCATGCATCAATTGACCAATTCACAACATTCACAAGTTTCAAAGTGTTGGTTTCCATATTGGGAGAAAGCTTCGAGGCAAGTATTTGAGTACTTCAAGTATTTGAGGGTAAATAACCTGAATTTGGATTTGAATTCAGATTCTTAATGCTGAAAATGGCTAATCCTCGGATATAAAGGACTGAAGATTTGTCGCCTAAGTTTTAAAGCATGCCAGATGAAAGTATAACAAATAAAAGAATGTTTGTTATAATGCGCCAGTTTAgaactgattaaaaataagaacGAAGCGAAAGGAAGCTGAATGGGATGTGCGAGGAAAACATTTaaacttttcaaggaattataCTTATCACATTGAACAACTTCGACGGATATAGTTGACCGCACAGCATAATACcatattcaataattaaataattacataacagCACTTAATTGGAATTCCTCTCATCTTTGCGGGCTTATGTTTTGATTTCACACGATGCACTTCATTTCCGCTGGCGCTGAATGTCGCAAGTGGATCTTTAGCAACTTCAGCATTCTTAACTAACTACCGATTGATATTTAGCATTTCAATCACATAATAGCGACCTGAATAAAATTGATGACATGGAAAAAGAACACTCATACATCAATGCCACTTCCAATCATAATCCTGCCACCAcacgaaaatacgtattttttcacttaaagGAATAACCCTCGACATTTTACGATGCTAGCAAAGGTTGGAgaacataattttataatttactacACGATATACTACTACGTAAACATATGGAAACGATAAGAATTCATTTGGGAAAATATCTAGAATATCAAGAAAATGTACGTACCACTTAAGTATTCAATCCAGCTTTGTACTGTCTCAGGTGGATCTGTTTCTTTCATATGCTTCAGAGCTTCGTCTAGAAGAACATCGCCAGTAGGTGTATCACTCTTTATCAATAACTTCCGATTCAAGAGACTCTTCCGTCTCATCCCAGCTTTTTCGAGTTCAATGCGTCCACGAATAGCCAACTCGATAAGAATACAGCCACGTAATCCACTAGATATGCAATCATTCCAAAACGATGTGTAACCCTGGAAGTTTACACAGAATTTAAATACATAACACCCTTTCTTGACATGTGTAACCATTAAACACCGTTAAAACAAAACCGAGAGTGATAACAAGACTTCTTGGGCAACGAATGACACGTATCACCCTGTATCACACCGTACATTCACCAcacgaataaaaatgaaataattacctcCTTATCTTTTAATCCGAGTAAAAGAACTTCTTCCATCAACGTGAGCCTAGTTTCTTTGGAATCTCCATCTTCTATATCTTCATCTCTATCACATTTTCTCTCGTCTGAATTTTGAGCATCTTTAGAGACACTGTCAGAGGCTTCTCTCACAGCGCTCCGCCTCTGCACAAGCCCATCACGATTCATATTCGGCTGGTTAGGTGAAAAAAACCGAGCAGAGGATGACTATACCCTAACCAGGCAATATTCAATTATCCAATGTTGACATTCTTCAACCAGCCACATACACCCAACCTCAATATGGCGACGACTGATATTATACTCTCGAACCCATATCACCGATTGTCCCATGATTCAAGTTGCGAGTTGCGCTCGTTCCGTTGCTTAGCAACGATAAACAAACAGCTGTCATGTCGTTACTTGAAGTTTCTCCTCGAAAGTAATATTTTCGCCGCAAAATTACGTTTTTACATGTACGTCCTTGTAGacaatggaagaaataaaatatgatccTCGTGTCTTGATAGGAAACTGGCAGGAGGAATTATTGACGATGAAGGTAAAACCTTTATAAGGTAGTGAATTGGTGTTGCCTCCATCGGATTATTAATTTTAGCTTTATTGTGGATATTTAGGAGAGAGAACGATTGTAcgaactgaaaaaagaaaaaggagaaCTTAAAGCGCAAAAAGCCCGTAGATTTTTTGACTACATGTCGAAGGAGGTACGTCTTAAGCCTTTGCCGTTgacaattttttggaaaaaggtCTGTGAAATTTGCTGTACTTTTTCAACTTATTCAACTCGGAGAATTTCCACAAAAATCCTATCTCTGATATCCTGTGGGTGTTCAGTATTACAAGTTTGATCATAATACCTTAGCAAGTAATACACGGAGAGATCTATGGggatttcataaattattaaatttttatatgtggATAAACTGATATTTTCCTCCTTAGCATCATCAAATGTAATGactccattttaaatttaaccatATTTCTTATCAATTATATGAAAATTCAAACTTACTTGAGGTAATTCCTTCCCTCAGTATCCTTATTAAggtttatgattaatttttaaaaaaattgtgtaaaatagtTATTTCAAGTCTAGTAAATGAGATATTATGTCAATGAAATGAAGagcataaaatacatatttggaaAGGTAATAATTAAAGATGATAGAATAACCGATTAAGAAATTGGTAAAGATATTTTCTGGTAGACAATTTGtggaaggtaatttttttcaggtAATCCTTTTCCCCTTGTCTTTCCACTCTTGAAAGTATATAGGtactgaaaaatcaaatgcagtgCATTACATTGCATTTGACCTAAAAGCTGAGAAAGAGCGAAACAATTAAACCAGACTTGGAAGGTTCAGTCACTTAacaccagtggcataactagaaatatgctttggggggagggggtatTAGAGGGCATAGAGgtgcaaccccccccccccccccccagtccaGCTTGCcggtggaaatatttaaaaaaatgacatgcctggaaatacattttacattattttggcacttaaaactAGTACGTCAAAATTAGGCAAtagttgtatatatattttttatttctctgagatttGGGGGGTTCTATCTTTTGAGGCTATGTTCATTTAGAAAAATAAGAGGTTAAAGACATTAAACTATGCTATAGCTATAGGTTACTACACCGCATAGGTTACTATCTAGATAGTAACCTATGCGGTGTGACTGTAAGTTGAGTATGGCCCACCTGCAAGTCACACTCGAGTCTGGCGAGATCTGGCCAGACAAAATGGTGCCACACATTGGTGTAGATTGCAATAAAACTTTGTTGGTGATGGACTTCCAGGAGGccttgggggtatggaataccttcATAACAACCTCATTAAATTCTCTTAGGGACATATTCTACATATCAAATATTGTTGGGGGACGCATCCCCATAGAATCAAGGCCAGTGGTACCACTCAAAATGACCAACCATCCGTAACTTAGCAAGCCACTTAATATCATAGCAAAACTGTTGGGGTGATATTCTGTATCCAACACAAATATTAAGTGTCGTACACAACCACACTCGCTGATGTCAATTCAGAATGGAGTTTGACAGCTAAAGTTTAAAGAATAGATTTGGTGCTTGATATGGGTGGTACATCCCAGGTGGCTTCATCTGACACTGGCCTCAGTCTAGCAATTTCATCAGAAATTACCAATGCCATTATGTGGCAATAGGTGTGTATACATACTACATGCTAGAAGTTCTGCAACAGGAGGTACTCATGATATAGGACCTCAAGCATGTCCAGGTGCTGTGTTTGGTCTGAATGGTAGCTACTCTACGTTCCTCCTTTTCCCCTGTATATGCACCCACTGGTGGAGGGCTGCAAGGTATGGTTCTACCTCAAGGCAGTGGCTAGAGGAATAACCTAGGTGAGGCCCATTGGTGGGTCACATTGCACAAAATGAAGTATGCTCGTGACTGACCAGTGGGTTCCAACACTTGACTGATGCTCCTGAAACAGCATTGTTTAGGTATTTATAAAAGAGTTATTCATGTTATGTATCTACATCATGAAAACAGGTAGCATGGATTTGATGCAATGGTTTTataatttaatgctgaaaatacaAACTTTTGCGTTACTTCTGTGACGAAGCACAAAATTATTGCTGCATTTCTTCATCTATGAAAATTAATGATGTGCATTTTGTCCCcatgttaaatataaaaaaagaactcAATGAAGCTCATCACAAAATGACCATGAGAAGGAGGAATTGTGGATGGGAACAACTTCGGGGAAATTTCTGTCATTGAGTGGTAAGACTCTTTGGGActcttcttcttctctctccCCCCTTCGCAActgtaaaaaatatctttcataccTCCCTTCCATGAGGGTACCTAAAAGAGAGGGACAGGAGTCAATTATCCAACCATGGTCCAactctgagaaaataattttttagcttgaagaatttttttattaatattaattaataatttattattgtttataaacacattacaatgcattaaaaatacatatctcaaatattaaaatacatataatacattaaaaacattccctttacaaagtcttaacacgcttttcactatataaccaacacatactctgacttattgggcaagaaaagataaaagagaaaaaccctgatattacaatattttagaatataaaaatatttttacaattaggagacctcctgagccaaaacaggctcatcagcagattctccataattcatttgcaagaagttaaaaacatctgaTTAGCATATTGGCAAGGGCAGAGGAGGAATAGCAAACATATTGTGCACTGTTTTGCTAAAGCTCTTGTTGAGTGTTTGGGAGAGagaagagctgctcccgggaggcgaccaaaggcacctttttCAACCACCGCTACCTCCGACAGCCAAGGTAACAATCCTCCATCCCTGTTTCTAACCTCGCCTTTTCCCCGAGTCTTTTAGTTGATTTCCTCGCAACCACAGTTCAGAAGGGTGATTTTTTGTTAATCGACCgtttcttttgttattaaattatttgatactcATGTTCAAccatgccttttttatttttttcatgcttttcaCTCCTCCGCATACCCCCAGGCCTCAAAGTACATTTCAATGGTTACCATTGCATCAAATTCATGCTACCTGTTTTCATGGTGTAGATTCATAACATGAATAACTCTTTTATAAATCCCTAAACACTTTTGATTCAAGTTCTAGTTGAGAAATGATGAAGTCATAATTAACTGACGAAAAAGAGTATCTTATTTTGATTTCTTACCACTCAATCATGCAGTGTGTCAACAGTAATAGTTTAGACGAAAGAGATAGCAAGCAAAGTTTGCAAAGCTAAAGCTTTCATTTATAGTTATCTTGCAACCTCTTTACTATAGGCCATCATATATACTATGTATATGTATAGATAGACCCTCATTGGATGTGTGAAAACTACTGTAGTGAGATTTATCAGTCCAGCTTTTTACAATGATGATCATTTTAActgtttcatttataaaaatagcaGTAAGatccaggggcacagctaggaattaaggctggggggggggttaggtgcaactaataccggggtgtatggggtatggtatacccaccaggataagcgataggtacgagattaataaattgctgaattttaaagataaatggttcaaaacggtgagttttacggctttctgagggatattttattcatccttacactattgtattagtaatatcaatccaattaagtaaaatggattaaatttacaaatttctctgagctctggggggggttttatcccccaaaaccacccctcactgcgccactggtaaGACCCCTCACTTCTTTCATGATTTTACACCTCAAACATATCTACAACATTACGAAAAAATCTTGGGGTAGTAAATGAAATTAAGTAatagaaatacttaaaaatctgAACTCTTGCAAGTTTCCTGTAAACAACTTGGCAGTCTTCACGCTTTTCACTCAAAATGTGTGGGCAGTGATTAACTCTCATGCAGTAAAGCAACCTAAGGATAAGTTTGGATATTTTAGGATGGTAATCACCCTGGAATTGGTTAAAAGGGTTTGTTTTGTGCAATTTTAGGCTAGGAAGGTAACTTCCTCTCCCTAGCCCACTTGAACTGAAAGGAGTTCTTGTTGGAGATGTGTGAGGGAAATCAATGCAGtgcttcaacctgaaggttggtttgggtatATGCGGGTGGTGGCCACTCCAGGTGAGGCCATAGCCAAGAGCGGGAAAGTCAAGTGGTTTTAACCCTCAAATTTTGGGACATATCAACTATGCGTTGAGTAGTGCGGTAAAGATGCACAAAATCTTCTCCCTAAATCTTAAGTGCACGACCTGCGAAAGGAACTCCTCGAAAAATACCCCTACGCAAATTTATCCCCTCTGACATTTTTTCTGGCCTTGGAACATAGTCTTAAGGGTACGTTTTGCAAGGATGCCCCTCAGAAAAATTTCTGGCCACGGCTTTGGTGCACTGGAGTGCGACTTACGCACATTTAGGGTGGGAGGGCCAATATCTCTCTCTTGTCCTCCTGGCACCATGGGCTTATTTCAGGATTTATTCATAGGCTTTATTCAGATTCAGTAGTATATACGGATTATAAATTTAGAGGGAGTTAAGATCAAAATCTGATGGGGCTAAGTTTTAAATTCGGATTTTCCAtgctaatttaaatttcaaagtgaaatttctaGAAGATGGTTTGGAAGTATCTACTACAGCATGGTactactaaaatttttaaaaattttagtagtACCATGCTACTACAGTAGCTACAGTGGCGAAATAGGAAATAAGTGAGGACGATTATGAAGGAGCGAAATGCGGAAAATGTATGGAGCTTGAGCTCTCCACAGACAATAACGTCTGATGCCTACCTCAAAACAGCTCTTGCACTAAAAATGTTCTGCGTGTCCGTCCTGCCTTTATCCTATGTATTAATTTTCCCTGCTCCCATTGAAACACAGAACTCTTTATTCAAGTAAGGGCTCTTGTCCTCCACAATTTACGTATAATCTTAAAAACTCTAGAAATcctctaataataaaaaataaaatatccgccAGAATAGCTGAACGTGAAATTCACTCTTGAAGCCGCGAGAATATAAGCCAGCGACGAAGCAAAAGGAATGTTACCAGTGTGCGGGGGAAGACTCGCTATCGGACTCGAAACTTGAAAAGGAGGCTAACTTCGGCCTCGACTTCCGGGAACGGTTGATAAGCACGCACGTTCACAGGCTTCATCTTAAAAGCTACGGGTTGCGTAAAACGATAGAGGaacatatattttataggtgCATCGAGTTTCATGAGAGGACAAACGGAACTCCGCTTCTTGAAATTCGCGTATAGAAAATAGAACAAACAATAGTTAGAAAAATAAGTTTGAGGTCTGTAAGAATTAAGAAAACAGAAATAGTTGACGCAGACTTCGAAATCTATTCCAGGAAAAAGCGGAAAGCGATGAACAATGATAGTTCATATCCTCGAGTGGAACATCAGATAAAGActgcaattaaataaaattaaaaatccaaattcttcttcaaaaacaaagtattaaaagtattaatttttaattttccatttccttttggTACAACTGTACAAGTAAGTTCTTGTGAAGTATTATGTAAACTCTTGTACCACTTTACGCTCgatgaattactcgaagaaagtTATAGCGAAAGTGGGTTATTGCGGCAGGCGATTCAGTGACGTGGGCAGACTCCAAAAAGGTATAATACGCTACGTAGAACGTTTCGATTACTAGGCCCAATATGGTTTGCATACGACTTCTTCTTATCAGCTTCTTAATCTCACATTTGCTGAAATCGCCGTCAGAAAATTAGCACTCGCGCTGGAATAACTTTTCTGTGGCACGGTCAGTAAAAGGGATTTCAAATTACCTGTTGAAAGAACTCTgcaaataaatacctaaaa containing:
- the LOC124165944 gene encoding Golgi phosphoprotein 3 homolog sauron encodes the protein MNRDGLVQRRSAVREASDSVSKDAQNSDERKCDRDEDIEDGDSKETRLTLMEEVLLLGLKDKEGYTSFWNDCISSGLRGCILIELAIRGRIELEKAGMRRKSLLNRKLLIKSDTPTGDVLLDEALKHMKETDPPETVQSWIEYLSGETWNPLKLRYQLKNVRERLAKNLVEKGVLTTEKQNFLLFDMTTHPLTDNVAKSRLVKKVQDAVLGKWVNDPHRMDKRLLALIFLAHASDVLENAFAPLNDDDYELAMKRVRELIDLDFETESMKQNTNETVWAVFAAFTK